One Deltaproteobacteria bacterium genomic region harbors:
- a CDS encoding AgmX/PglI C-terminal domain-containing protein, with the protein MKKMLGLAVVVFLFGGCSKKEEHPTLDEIFGDGRLLDSALSHPSQRAERTGPPPPAPPPLPETAPIGFSDIQVLQGPLEVAIVHKELRRRQESLRRCYAFSLREHPEGQGKVGILITFNERGRVTEALISENRVGEYLSGCLLSALRRFRFPGKPISKGQVQVQLEFSLKEVGNE; encoded by the coding sequence TTGAAGAAAATGTTAGGCCTCGCCGTTGTCGTCTTTTTGTTCGGTGGCTGTTCCAAAAAAGAAGAACACCCAACGCTCGATGAAATTTTTGGGGACGGTAGGCTCCTAGACAGCGCTTTATCACACCCCTCCCAGCGAGCCGAACGTACCGGACCACCGCCACCAGCACCACCACCGCTTCCAGAAACCGCTCCCATTGGGTTCAGCGACATTCAAGTTCTACAAGGACCACTTGAGGTAGCGATTGTTCACAAGGAACTTCGTCGCCGCCAAGAGAGCCTTCGTCGGTGTTATGCTTTTAGCCTGAGAGAACATCCTGAGGGCCAGGGTAAAGTTGGTATTCTCATCACTTTTAATGAACGCGGCCGAGTCACTGAGGCGCTTATCTCGGAAAATAGGGTAGGGGAATATTTGTCTGGATGTCTGTTGAGTGCACTGAGAAGATTTCGTTTTCCGGGCAAACCTATTTCCAAAGGACAAGTGCAAGTTCAGTTGGAATTTTCGCTGAAAGAAGTGGGGAATGAATAG